The Gossypium hirsutum isolate 1008001.06 chromosome D03, Gossypium_hirsutum_v2.1, whole genome shotgun sequence genomic interval CTGCCGTCGCTATGCCGCTGGAGTAGATGTTTGTGGAGTGTTACGACATATTTGGACAAGCAGCATTTAATTTTAACCACTCATCGATACAAATGGCATGAAAATAATGAATAGTCCTTAATTTCTCATTAGCTTGATATTCACAAAGACATATTGAGCAAGTGTTATCACTAGGCCTCGGTAATCGCCGGCTTTCACCAAGCAAAGTTATTGGATAGGCCTTGATACTTGGTCCATCAAGCCCTTTGGCATCATCAGTAGCTGATCGGGGTCGGACTACGGCTGGACCGGAGATTTCCAGGTTATGCTGTTGATAGTCAGTGTAAATATTGTTAGCCTTCCTTCGGAGATGACATACAAGCCGCAGAACGCATATAAGGAATATTCCCACTCCAAAACTTATACCGATTATAGCACTTCTTGGGATACCtgtaaaatatatgtatttaaatacaCTGAAAATGTATCAAACATAATTGAGTTGTCAAAATAGAACATTGACATACCAGAGCTAAAACCACCGGAGCACCGGATATCCAAACCCGTATCACTCTTGAACATGCAATTCCCACCGTCGATTTCACAAGACAGGCAATCGGGTTCATTCCATGTTAATCTCATACCATAGTTAGGATCCCAAGGTGGAACTAAAACCTTACCTATATTCATACACGTCCATGATAATGATCTATActgttggagctaagtgcaacaaatagcaaggttcaacaaaaagcttgccgagcaagaatcgagacttacggcagaaacaaagaagaaaaatgaaataaattttaagcaaagctaaaatagagagtatatggatgaaatcttgattgaattcattcatatttttttaaaatggcataaagcctatttatacaagcttacaacttgacaacttagttggaatacaactaagtttcatcattacatccacttaaaataaatcaccacctactacactaacaaacttagttggaatacaactaagttacatcattacatccacttaaaataaatcaccacctactacactaacaaacttagttggaatacaactaagttacatcattacatccacttaaaataaatcaccacctactacactaacaaacttagttggaatacaactaagttacatcattacatccaaataataataataataataataatataaataataataataataataataataataaaacatgtgattgctacatgctaaccattgcttcaatactcctccttggtttgcatggagcaaacacctagcttccttcttagacattcgaaccttgtgacattaagggctttagtcaaaatgtctgcaagttgatcctcagaattacaatggatcagcttcatttcctgagcttgctccatttctcgaacaacatgcaacttgatgctgaaatgctttgttcttctatggaacactggatttttagcaattgcaactgaagattggttgtcacagaagatctcagtagcttccttttgatgcactttcaaatcagctaagattttccttagccaaatggcttggttgacagcacttgcagctgccacatattctgcttcagcagtagattgagccaccagactttgcttcttcgagctccagcaaaacatggctgaaccaaggttgaaagcataccctgaggtgcttttcatgtcatctatcgagccagcccagtcactatcagtgtagccaactagcttcagatttccttccttgctgtactttaaaccatagctcaaagtgcctttgacatatctaagcactctctttgcagcttgtaaatgctttttattgcaacaatgcaagaaccttgag includes:
- the LOC107950085 gene encoding putative RING-H2 finger protein ATL69, which codes for MNIGKVLVPPWDPNYGMRLTWNEPDCLSCEIDGGNCMFKSDTGLDIRCSGGFSSGIPRSAIIGISFGVGIFLICVLRLVCHLRRKANNIYTDYQQHNLEISGPAVVRPRSATDDAKGLDGPSIKAYPITLLGESRRLPRPSDNTCSICLCEYQANEKLRTIHYFHAICIDEWLKLNAACPNMS